The Mytilus galloprovincialis chromosome 7, xbMytGall1.hap1.1, whole genome shotgun sequence genome has a window encoding:
- the LOC143084432 gene encoding uncharacterized protein LOC143084432, producing MFSIQSCTNTQPFICEDTFEAVADCFDEFTAHSAEIPLDIIGSDRSIDGVELPKPYEECADLCFTLGCVAFQLDPNNKKDCFRYYYDYSNGLVLTRNTNLVYLNKIFTLNDNTSSTTPLISHYYCPISSSSISPTSSSSYSSDITTSTLSETTHIAVYSSDPTIISTELLSSQSATSSSGVMTTSNVVSGTSSSTCYCPCSATVASSSITTEELKAKIDKIQTELTVDKKETSSYKRRLTSAPDNRVSAQSIGYVGVVILTIVIGLLIVIDIPTLVKDTRNFFKRCCSLCKGK from the exons ATGTTCTCTATACAGTCATGTACCAATACACAACCATTCATATGTGAAGATACGTTTGAAG CTGTTGCTGATTGTTTCGACGAGTTTACAGCTCATTCAGCAGAAATTCCCCTTGACATAATAGGGTCAGATAGATCTATTGATGGAGTGGAATTACCAAAACCGTATGAAGAATGTGCAGATTTGTGTTTCACCTTGGGATGTGTAGCATTTCAACTAGATCCCAACAATAAGAAAGATTGTTTCAGATATTATTACGATTACTCTAATGGTTTAGTATTAACTAGAAATACTAACCTTGTATACTTAAACA aaatattCACATTAAATGACAACACTTCATCCACCACACCGTTGATATCACACTATTATTGCCCGATTTCTTCGTCATCTATTAGTCCAACGTCATCGTCATCATACAGCAGCGATATAACAACATCAACATTAAGTGAAACTACACATATTGCAGTCTACAGTTCGGATCCGACAATTATATCAACAGAATTACTCAGCAGTCAAT cTGCCACATCAAGCAGTGGAGTAATGACGACATCCAATGTTGTGAGTGGGACATCTTCGTCTACATGTTACTGTCCATGTTCTGCTACAGTTGCAAGTAGTTCTATTACAACAGAAGAATTAAAagcaaaaatagataaaatacaGACAGAGCTAACAGTTGACAAAAAAGAGACGTCGTCGTATAAAAGAAGATTAACGAGCGCCCCCGATAACCGTGTTTCAGCTCAAAGCATTGGATATGTTGGTGTAGTGATATTGACGATTGTGATAGGACTACTTATTGTAATTGACATTCCTACGCTTGTTAAGGACACAAGAAACTTTTTTAAAAGGTGTTGTTCTTTGTGCAAAGGCAAATGA